One region of Rhodocaloribacter litoris genomic DNA includes:
- a CDS encoding peptidoglycan-binding domain-containing protein, producing the protein MTYGERIIARGAQGPDVEELQLRLAGFRGTVPDGDFGPITEMQVMTFQRDVMGLDAPTGIADGDTLRAIDAFADAFPLDFDALRCPCGVCPGFGRGRFRGSYRGGRPHIEAFHRYEYPGLHRMLLWAVRAVFFYLPQYRFLITSGYRCGVRNRQTGRTSTNHHGKAIDIDVARRPGEDKRDDMNRCDEIRGLIVQRSNAQLGWLAPNMKALEPAHIAPTWVHYDVRNYAPRYLEDRFFCTDAATLDRRLPIQV; encoded by the coding sequence ATGACCTATGGAGAACGTATCATCGCAAGGGGAGCGCAGGGCCCGGATGTGGAGGAGCTTCAACTGCGCCTGGCCGGCTTCCGCGGCACCGTGCCCGACGGCGACTTCGGCCCGATCACCGAGATGCAGGTGATGACGTTTCAACGGGACGTGATGGGTCTCGACGCCCCGACCGGCATCGCCGACGGCGACACGCTCCGCGCCATCGACGCCTTCGCCGACGCCTTCCCGCTCGACTTCGACGCGCTCCGGTGCCCGTGCGGCGTCTGCCCGGGCTTCGGGCGGGGACGCTTCCGGGGGAGCTATCGCGGCGGACGCCCGCACATCGAGGCCTTCCACCGGTACGAGTATCCCGGCCTCCACCGGATGCTCCTCTGGGCCGTGCGCGCGGTTTTTTTCTACCTCCCCCAGTACCGTTTCCTCATCACCTCGGGCTACCGGTGCGGCGTGCGCAACCGGCAAACCGGCCGCACGAGCACCAACCACCACGGCAAGGCCATCGACATCGACGTGGCCCGGCGGCCGGGCGAGGACAAGCGCGACGACATGAACCGGTGCGACGAAATCCGGGGGCTCATCGTGCAGCGCTCGAACGCTCAGCTCGGCTGGCTCGCGCCGAACATGAAGGCGCTCGAGCCGGCCCACATCGCGCCGACGTGGGTGCACTACGACGTGCGGAACTACGCCCCGCGCTACCTCGAGGACCGCTTCTTCTGCACCGACGCGGCCACGCTCGACCGGCGCCTCCCGATTCAGGTCTGA
- a CDS encoding IS256 family transposase encodes MPERLGELLRSGLDVKLHLLQHYAELARLLAREILDEEVVGLCGARYSRDKPLEGRYRRWGSNPGSIRIGSERVPIEVPRVREVEADRERSLESYQQMKQPLEMDQRLEEAILLGLSQRDYGRVASAFLDGFGLSQSSVSRAFQERSRRALEAFEQRSLAEEDFVALWIDGKHLAGVQLVICLGLTIDGRKLPLGFVETTTENTGAIKGLLQDLIGRGLDFGEGLLCVIDGSKGLYKAVREVFGTCAEVQRCQWHKRENVVSYLPRQDQASYRRKLQRAYQKVDYGEAKAALMEIHAELEQVNRSAARSLLEGLEETLTLHRLGLFEQLGKSLKTTNCIWTRNASERTSTASSRSTSVV; translated from the coding sequence GTGCCTGAGCGGCTGGGTGAGTTGCTCCGCAGTGGGCTCGACGTGAAACTGCATCTCTTGCAGCACTACGCCGAACTGGCTCGCCTGCTGGCACGGGAGATCCTCGACGAGGAAGTCGTTGGCCTGTGTGGCGCGCGCTACAGCCGGGATAAGCCCCTTGAGGGGCGCTACCGGCGCTGGGGCTCGAATCCCGGCTCGATCCGCATCGGCTCCGAGCGCGTGCCCATCGAGGTGCCCCGCGTGCGCGAGGTTGAAGCCGACCGGGAACGTTCTTTGGAATCCTACCAGCAGATGAAGCAGCCCCTCGAGATGGACCAGCGCCTGGAAGAGGCGATTCTGCTGGGGCTCTCGCAACGCGACTACGGGCGCGTGGCCTCGGCGTTCCTTGACGGCTTCGGGCTGAGCCAATCGTCGGTCAGCCGGGCCTTCCAAGAGCGCAGCCGGCGGGCCTTGGAGGCCTTCGAGCAGCGTAGTCTGGCCGAGGAAGACTTCGTTGCGCTCTGGATCGACGGGAAGCACCTGGCCGGCGTGCAACTCGTGATCTGTCTCGGCTTGACGATCGATGGACGGAAGCTGCCCCTGGGCTTTGTCGAGACGACGACGGAGAACACCGGAGCGATCAAGGGCCTGCTCCAGGATCTGATCGGGCGGGGCCTGGACTTCGGCGAAGGCCTCTTGTGCGTCATCGATGGCTCGAAGGGGCTCTACAAGGCGGTACGAGAGGTCTTCGGCACCTGCGCCGAGGTGCAGCGCTGCCAGTGGCATAAACGCGAGAACGTCGTCAGCTATTTGCCGAGACAAGATCAGGCCAGCTATCGCCGCAAGCTCCAGCGGGCCTACCAGAAGGTAGACTACGGAGAGGCCAAAGCAGCGCTGATGGAAATTCACGCGGAGTTGGAGCAGGTCAACCGCTCGGCTGCACGCAGCCTCCTCGAGGGCCTCGAAGAGACGCTGACGCTGCACCGGCTGGGGCTGTTCGAGCAGCTGGGCAAGAGTCTCAAGACGACCAATTGCATCTGGACGCGGAACGCGTCCGAAAGAACCTCAACAGCCAGCTCTCGAAGTACATCGGTCGTGTGA
- a CDS encoding transposase, translated as MGRLIGAFKTVSTKRINAIRGTPGAALWQRNYYEHVIRDTADLRRIRAYIAANPARWGRDRNNPSSGPQT; from the coding sequence TTGGGCCGGTTGATCGGGGCGTTCAAAACCGTTTCCACCAAACGCATCAATGCCATCCGCGGGACCCCCGGCGCGGCCCTCTGGCAACGCAATTATTACGAGCACGTCATCCGGGACACCGCCGACCTCCGGCGCATTCGCGCCTACATCGCCGCCAACCCCGCACGGTGGGGGCGGGACCGGAACAACCCGTCATCGGGGCCTCAGACCTGA
- a CDS encoding extracellular solute-binding protein has product MRTLIVWMLGGLMLAGCGGDARETLVIYSPHGKEMLSQYEEAFERLHPEVNVQWIDMGGQDAYDRIRTERQNPQASLWWGGDGPMFDRAAREGLLEPYVPSWAEAVPDDAHHPAHFWYATYLTPEVIMFNSRTLAPEEAPKDWDDLLDPKWDDRIIVRYPLASSTMRTIWGAMIMRQPTVEEGYAWLARLDANTKTYAADPTQLYLKIAREEGDLTLWNMPDTYIQAEINGYPFDYVIPASGTPVLNDAIALVKNGPNLERAKQFYEFVTSDSALVEQARTYYRIPVRTDLDPARLPAWITRVTITPMPVDWERLATEGPAWMQYWDEHIKGRGEAWLREHGYAE; this is encoded by the coding sequence ATGCGTACACTCATCGTGTGGATGCTGGGAGGGCTCATGCTGGCGGGCTGCGGGGGCGACGCCCGCGAGACGCTCGTCATCTATTCGCCGCACGGCAAAGAGATGCTCTCGCAGTATGAGGAGGCGTTCGAGCGGCTGCACCCGGAGGTGAACGTGCAGTGGATCGACATGGGCGGGCAGGACGCCTACGACCGCATCCGTACCGAGCGGCAGAACCCGCAGGCCAGCCTGTGGTGGGGCGGTGACGGCCCCATGTTCGACCGCGCCGCCCGTGAAGGGCTGCTCGAGCCGTACGTCCCCTCCTGGGCCGAGGCCGTCCCGGACGACGCCCACCACCCCGCGCATTTCTGGTACGCCACCTACCTCACGCCCGAGGTGATCATGTTCAACAGCCGCACCCTTGCGCCGGAGGAGGCCCCGAAGGACTGGGACGACCTGCTCGACCCCAAATGGGACGACCGCATCATCGTCCGCTACCCCCTCGCCTCCAGCACCATGCGCACCATCTGGGGGGCGATGATCATGCGGCAGCCCACCGTGGAGGAGGGCTATGCCTGGCTGGCCCGCCTCGACGCCAACACGAAGACGTACGCCGCCGACCCCACCCAGCTCTACCTCAAGATCGCCCGCGAGGAGGGCGACCTGACGCTCTGGAACATGCCGGATACGTACATCCAGGCGGAGATCAACGGCTACCCGTTCGACTACGTGATCCCGGCCTCGGGCACGCCCGTGCTGAACGACGCCATCGCGCTTGTCAAGAACGGGCCCAACCTGGAGCGGGCGAAGCAGTTCTACGAGTTCGTCACCTCGGACAGCGCCCTCGTCGAGCAGGCCCGCACCTACTACCGCATCCCCGTCCGCACCGACCTCGACCCCGCGCGGCTGCCCGCCTGGATCACCCGCGTGACGATCACCCCGATGCCGGTGGACTGGGAACGCCTCGCCACCGAAGGACCGGCCTGGATGCAGTACTGGGACGAGCACATCAAAGGGCGCGGCGAAGCCTGGCTCCGCGAGCACGGGTATGCGGAGTGA